Proteins encoded in a region of the Rutidosis leptorrhynchoides isolate AG116_Rl617_1_P2 chromosome 9, CSIRO_AGI_Rlap_v1, whole genome shotgun sequence genome:
- the LOC139868586 gene encoding uncharacterized protein, translating into MQPQLFERIISGIRDCTINPLPAHFAYFRHSYDAIGRQSFNIYQKCTSALRQLAYGTAGDMWDQYLHMSEQTSLNCLDNFCLCVTDLYQDEYLRKPTARDIQRIYETHETRHGFRGMLGSIDCMHWEWKNCPVAWQGSNNDINVLNRSPLFDSIKNGSAPPSPFTVNGHDYIHGYYLADGIYPDWATLIKAYLSLTDEPSARFTRYQETARKDVERTFGVLQEDNGFAITSLDEEYLRAPDNRPIFVRNRNTTRAAREKEIHDKDMHNSLLADLTEHIWNLPPNYRRTI; encoded by the exons ATGCAACCGCAATTATTCGAGCGCATCATATCAGGTATACGCGATTGTACTATTAATCCTTTACCAGCACACTTTGCATATTTTAGGCACTCATACGACGCTATTGGTCGTCAAAGTTTTAATATATATCAAAAGTGCACATCTGCATTACGACAGTTGGCCTACGGTACGGCGGGTGATATGTGGGACCAATATTTGCATATGAGTGAGCAAACCTCATTAAACTGTTTAGACAACTTTTGTTTGTGTGTTACTGATTTGTACCAAGACGAATATCTACGTAAACCAACTGCACGTGATATTCAACGAATATATGAAACGCATGAAACAAGGCATGGTTTTAGGGGGATGCTTGGCAGCATTGATTGCATGCATTGGGAATGGAAGAATTGTCCCGTTGCATGGCAAG GTTCCAACAATGACATCAATGTGCTAAACCGTTCCCCATTGTTTGATTCTATTAAGAACGGTTCCGCTCCACCTTCACCATTTACAGTAAATGGTCATGACTACATACATGGTTATTATCTCGCAGACGGTATCTATCCGGATTGGGCTACACTTATCAAAGCATATTTATCCCTAACCGACGAGCCATCTGCAAGGTTTACACGTTATCAAGAAACTGCACGAAAAGATGTCGAGCGAACATTTGGTGTCCTTCAAG AGGATAATGGTTTTGCTATAACGTCACTCGACGAAGAGTATCTAAGAGCGCCAGATAATCGACCCATTTTTGTTAGGAATCGAAATACTACTCGAGCTGCACGAGAAAAGGAAATACACGACAAAGATATGCATAATTCACTTCTTGCGGACTTAACCGAGCATATTTGGAATCTTCCACCAAACTACCGTCGTACCATTTAA
- the LOC139868587 gene encoding uncharacterized protein produces MQPQLFERIISGIHDCTINPLPAHFAYFRHSYDAIGRQSFNIYQKCTSALRQLAYGTAGDMWDQYLHMSEQTSLNCLDNFCLCVTDLYQDEYLRKPTARDIQRIYETHETRHGFRGMLGSIDCMHWEWKNCPVAWQGSNNDINVLNRSPLFDSIKNGSAPPSPFTVNGHDYIHGYYLADGIYPDWATLIKAYLSPTDEPSARFTRYQETARKDVERTFGVLQEDNGFAITSLDEEYLRAPDNRPIFVRNRNTTRAAREKEIHDKDMHNSLLADLTEHIWNLPPNYRRTI; encoded by the exons ATGCAACCGCAATTATTCGAGCGCATCATATCAGGTATACACGATTGTACTATTAATCCTTTACCAGCACACTTTGCATATTTTAGGCACTCATACGACGCTATTGGTCGTCAAAGTTTTAATATATATCAAAAGTGCACATCTGCATTACGACAGTTGGCCTACGGTACGGCGGGTGATATGTGGGACCAATATTTGCATATGAGTGAGCAAACCTCATTAAACTGTTTAGACAACTTTTGTTTGTGTGTTACTGATTTGTACCAAGACGAATATCTACGTAAACCAACTGCACGTGATATTCAACGAATATATGAAACGCATGAAACAAGGCATGGTTTTAGGGGGATGCTTGGCAGCATTGATTGCATGCATTGGGAATGGAAGAATTGTCCCGTTGCATGGCAAG GTTCCAACAATGACATCAATGTGCTAAACCGTTCCCCATTGTTTGATTCTATTAAGAACGGTTCCGCTCCACCTTCACCATTTACAGTAAATGGTCATGACTACATACATGGTTATTATCTCGCAGACGGTATCTATCCGGATTGGGCTACACTTATCAAAGCATATTTATCCCCAACCGACGAGCCATCTGCAAGGTTTACACGTTATCAAGAAACTGCACGAAAAGATGTCGAGCGAACATTTGGTGTCCTTCAAG AGGATAATGGTTTTGCTATAACGTCACTCGACGAAGAGTATCTAAGAGCGCCAGATAATCGACCCATTTTTGTTAGGAATCGAAATACTACTCGAGCTGCACGAGAAAAGGAAATACACGACAAAGATATGCATAATTCACTTCTTGCGGACTTAACCGAGCATATTTGGAATCTTCCACCAAACTACCGTCGTACCATTTAA